One part of the Marichromatium purpuratum 984 genome encodes these proteins:
- a CDS encoding Wzz/FepE/Etk N-terminal domain-containing protein: MAASNAHKKPDIQPAPKPDIQPAPAPQPLPFGLEDEIDLIEYLVTVFRNKHWIMLFALLCAIAAYGMAKTMPDRYEASVQLALRQPDDPGGISPDNRRAPEALTLMEHSFVLRTANENYRHIVMAKMRSRSFGIDFIQRHDLLPHLFAEHWDREQQQWIEGFTPDIDLAFKIFSEQVRSLVHNPENDLLRLYIRWQDPRIAAEWANDYVQAFNDYMREQTITESRRKRAFLLEQLKDTRVVEVEKSLYRMIEAETALEVLARARDNYVLQVLDAAVPPEHKFSPSVKRLTLLGLFGGFGLGIAVAIGSVLVRKIRKAMAAYRAKSTNG; this comes from the coding sequence ATGGCCGCGTCGAACGCGCACAAGAAACCGGACATCCAGCCCGCGCCGAAACCGGACATCCAGCCTGCGCCGGCGCCCCAACCGCTGCCGTTCGGACTCGAGGACGAGATCGACCTGATCGAGTACCTGGTCACGGTCTTTCGCAACAAGCACTGGATCATGCTCTTCGCCCTCCTCTGCGCCATCGCCGCCTACGGCATGGCCAAGACGATGCCGGACCGCTACGAGGCATCGGTCCAGCTCGCCCTGCGCCAGCCGGACGACCCCGGCGGCATCTCGCCGGACAACAGGCGCGCCCCGGAGGCGCTGACCCTGATGGAGCACAGCTTCGTGCTGCGCACCGCCAACGAGAACTACCGCCACATCGTGATGGCGAAGATGCGCAGCCGCTCCTTCGGCATCGACTTCATCCAGCGTCACGACCTCCTGCCACACCTGTTCGCCGAGCACTGGGACCGCGAGCAGCAGCAATGGATCGAAGGTTTCACGCCCGATATCGACCTGGCCTTCAAGATCTTCAGCGAGCAGGTCCGCAGCCTGGTCCACAACCCCGAGAACGATCTCCTGCGACTCTACATCCGCTGGCAAGACCCCAGGATCGCCGCCGAGTGGGCGAACGACTATGTGCAGGCCTTCAACGATTACATGCGCGAACAGACCATCACCGAGAGCCGGCGCAAGCGGGCTTTTCTGCTGGAACAGCTGAAGGACACCCGGGTCGTCGAGGTCGAGAAATCCCTCTATCGCATGATCGAGGCGGAGACCGCCCTCGAGGTGCTCGCCCGAGCACGCGACAACTATGTCCTGCAGGTGCTGGACGCCGCGGTGCCGCCCGAACACAAATTCAGCCCATCGGTCAAGCGCTTGACCTTGCTCGGGCTGTTCGGAGGGTTCGGTCTGGGGATCGCCGTCGCGATCGGCAGCGTGCTGGTACGCAAGATTCGCAAGGCGATGGCGGCATACCGGGCGAAATCCACGAATGGTTGA
- a CDS encoding STAS domain-containing protein, with product MRYWLEHEDDRGYLLQLQIKQLTAASAPQAFAEVRQRMRVVHPLVMDMRQLDFIDSSAIGELVLLARQLKTQAAAFVISGLSPPLMGLIEMMRLNQVMDFSPDVDRAFAKMATDTSGADSRHDR from the coding sequence GTGAGATATTGGCTCGAGCACGAGGACGACCGCGGTTACCTGCTTCAGCTGCAGATCAAGCAGCTGACCGCCGCATCGGCGCCCCAGGCCTTCGCGGAGGTCCGCCAGCGGATGCGCGTCGTCCACCCCCTGGTGATGGACATGCGTCAGCTCGACTTCATCGACAGCTCCGCGATCGGCGAACTCGTCTTGCTCGCGCGCCAGCTCAAGACGCAAGCGGCCGCATTCGTCATCAGCGGACTCAGCCCGCCGCTCATGGGGCTGATCGAGATGATGCGGCTGAATCAAGTCATGGACTTCAGCCCTGACGTCGACAGGGCCTTCGCCAAGATGGCGACAGACACATCCGGGGCGGACTCGCGTCATGACCGATAG
- a CDS encoding PP2C family protein-serine/threonine phosphatase produces MKILVVDDEAWMRRTLSVMLQKWGHEVLEAADGEEAWTRLQHEPIGMAICDWVMPRLNGLELCHRLRAAGFSHYVYLILLTGKDQTEDIYTAFDAGADDFINKPVNAKELQVRIKAGERVLQLEQALKTKNAELSRVNEALQASQAHVQRDLDAAAAVQRSLLPASSETGLPLRLAWAMAPAEQLAGDIFNFFRLDERHLALYLIDVSGHGVPAAMFSVHLTQLLSPHPGTSGKAQLQPPTDSHPAMTVSSGFATAEAIAPQESLTDPVAVVTRLNQGFQVHDRNMIYCTMVYAVIDTHTGKGSLCQAGHPYPLLYRREGRVETLGGGGLPVGLIADADYEAVDFQLQPGDRLLLYSDGVTECFAPDRSPFGLERLAETLRLARGASLDEAILQIQEALERWRRPANGESPTLADDISMLAAELDAPQSSR; encoded by the coding sequence ATGAAGATACTGGTCGTCGACGACGAGGCCTGGATGCGACGCACGCTGAGCGTCATGCTGCAGAAATGGGGACACGAGGTCCTCGAGGCCGCCGACGGAGAGGAGGCCTGGACACGGCTCCAGCACGAGCCCATCGGCATGGCGATCTGCGACTGGGTGATGCCGCGTCTGAACGGGCTGGAACTCTGTCACCGGCTCAGGGCGGCCGGCTTTTCCCACTATGTCTATCTCATCCTGCTCACGGGCAAGGATCAAACCGAGGACATCTATACCGCCTTCGACGCCGGGGCGGACGACTTCATCAACAAACCGGTCAATGCCAAGGAGCTGCAGGTCCGCATCAAGGCAGGCGAGCGCGTGCTGCAACTGGAGCAGGCGCTCAAGACCAAGAACGCCGAACTCAGTCGGGTCAACGAGGCGCTGCAGGCCAGCCAGGCCCATGTCCAGCGCGACCTGGATGCCGCGGCCGCCGTGCAGCGCAGCCTGCTGCCCGCCTCCAGCGAGACCGGCCTGCCGCTGCGCCTGGCCTGGGCCATGGCGCCGGCCGAGCAACTGGCCGGGGACATCTTCAATTTCTTCAGGCTCGACGAGCGCCATCTCGCCCTCTATCTGATCGACGTCTCCGGTCACGGGGTACCGGCCGCGATGTTCTCGGTCCACCTGACGCAGCTGCTCTCCCCGCACCCGGGCACCAGCGGCAAGGCGCAGCTCCAGCCGCCGACCGATTCTCACCCCGCCATGACCGTCTCCTCGGGGTTCGCAACGGCCGAGGCCATCGCGCCCCAGGAGTCCCTCACCGATCCGGTCGCCGTCGTCACCCGACTCAACCAGGGTTTCCAGGTCCATGATCGGAATATGATCTACTGCACCATGGTCTATGCCGTCATCGACACCCACACCGGCAAGGGGTCGCTGTGCCAGGCCGGACATCCCTATCCCCTGCTCTACCGGCGCGAAGGCCGCGTCGAGACCCTGGGCGGAGGCGGACTCCCCGTCGGGCTCATCGCCGACGCGGATTACGAGGCCGTCGATTTCCAGCTCCAGCCCGGCGACCGGCTCCTGCTCTACTCCGACGGCGTCACCGAGTGCTTCGCCCCGGACCGCTCGCCATTCGGACTCGAACGGCTGGCAGAGACGCTGCGGCTCGCCCGGGGCGCCAGCCTGGACGAGGCCATCCTCCAGATTCAGGAGGCACTCGAGCGCTGGAGACGACCGGCGAATGGCGAGAGCCCGACACTCGCCGACGACATCTCCATGCTGGCCGCCGAGCTGGACGCGCCCCAATCATCGAGGTGA
- a CDS encoding SLBB domain-containing protein, producing the protein MEPLMSTRLARLLRLGPMLLLLGGLSGLAQGQQLPILEALDEQQVVERMQAAPDGDDEPLEQPLTPTTIPEASPLLQPEEPVSAIEERAAEKLDEVSLEEKIQKQILQPELKQFGYDLFDQTPTTFAPVTDLPVPSDYVIGPGDTLVVQVYGKLNVEYSLVVTRDGRLLVPELGPIQVGGLRFDEVRDLLRVRFEQQIVGAKAVTTMGALRTIQVLVVGEVVKPGNYSVSGLTTLLNTLITSGGVKRTGTLRRIELKRAGQVSATLDLYDVLLGGDTSGDVQLQHRDVIFVPPIGPTVGVAGEVQRPAIYELRRPRRVEELLELAGGLLPTASLADAQIERIQDGDRYTLVDTPLDETSGRATLTRPGDILRIFPVTPSMDGVVLLSGHVLRPGGFQHRPGMRVSSLLTSPRILRPNADVSYGLLRRESPQTRRIQIGYLDIASILRRPGGRADLVLQPRDEVIVFDLAVPRSQRVANLVRDLRTQAEPGRYPPMVVDVRGQVRATGTFPLAAEARLLDVIGFAGGVSEEADRRYGLVARKHYTGGRLQFLSFSLDRAHAAPHGSENLLIYPEDTVYVFDRQGERTGIIADDMDLLVQQTPYGEASPVIYVRGEVRHPGRYPLEPGMRVADLLRAAGGLSEEAYGLSAELTSFELLQGEYRAVQHRQIDLAEVALDAESGRILEPHDELVLHRKPNWLGRANVTLAGEVRFPGEYPITRGETLCQVIKRAGGLTEGAYPFGAVFIRERVRKQQQEALDRIQNNLDDLLVNLSLSFGVKNDEKTPAGERKQELIKVIKQLKKQEAIGRMVIDLDRAMRCSGEANIQLQDGDKLTVTGMQEEVTVVGEVYHPTSHLYRKGLSSADYVDLSGGTTVLARRDHVFVMQANGEIVSVRGGDWTHRTGRVSVTPGATIYVPLNVDRMNKLEVAQSWTQILYHLGITAASLNTVGLFD; encoded by the coding sequence ATGGAACCGCTCATGTCGACCCGACTCGCGCGACTGCTCCGCCTCGGCCCGATGCTCCTCCTCCTGGGGGGGCTGTCGGGTCTCGCACAGGGTCAGCAGCTACCGATCCTCGAGGCGCTCGACGAGCAGCAGGTCGTCGAGCGGATGCAGGCGGCACCCGATGGCGACGACGAGCCCCTGGAGCAGCCACTCACCCCCACGACGATCCCCGAGGCGTCACCGCTCCTGCAACCGGAGGAGCCGGTCTCGGCCATCGAAGAACGCGCCGCCGAGAAGCTCGACGAGGTCAGTCTGGAGGAAAAGATCCAGAAGCAGATCCTGCAACCCGAGCTGAAACAGTTCGGCTACGACCTCTTCGACCAGACACCCACCACCTTCGCCCCGGTCACCGACCTGCCGGTCCCGAGCGATTATGTCATCGGTCCGGGCGACACCCTGGTGGTCCAGGTCTACGGCAAGCTCAACGTGGAGTACAGCCTGGTCGTCACCCGTGACGGCCGACTGCTGGTCCCCGAACTCGGCCCCATCCAGGTCGGTGGACTGCGCTTCGACGAGGTCCGCGACCTGCTGCGCGTCCGTTTCGAGCAGCAGATCGTCGGCGCCAAGGCCGTGACCACCATGGGGGCGTTGCGCACCATCCAGGTCCTGGTCGTCGGCGAGGTGGTCAAACCCGGCAATTACAGCGTCAGCGGACTGACGACCCTGCTGAACACGCTGATCACCTCGGGCGGCGTCAAGCGCACCGGAACCCTGCGCAGGATCGAACTCAAGCGCGCCGGCCAGGTGAGCGCCACGCTCGATCTCTACGACGTCCTGCTCGGCGGAGACACCTCGGGCGACGTTCAGCTTCAGCATCGCGACGTCATCTTCGTGCCGCCGATCGGACCCACCGTCGGCGTCGCCGGTGAGGTCCAGCGTCCGGCGATCTACGAGCTGCGCCGCCCACGCCGCGTCGAAGAGCTGCTCGAGCTGGCCGGCGGACTGCTCCCGACCGCCTCGCTGGCCGATGCCCAGATCGAGCGCATCCAGGACGGCGACCGCTACACCCTGGTCGATACCCCGCTGGACGAGACGAGCGGCCGGGCCACCCTGACCCGACCGGGCGACATCCTGCGCATCTTCCCGGTGACCCCCTCGATGGACGGCGTGGTGCTGCTCAGCGGCCACGTATTGCGCCCCGGCGGCTTCCAGCACCGACCCGGCATGCGCGTCTCCAGCCTGCTGACCTCGCCGCGCATCCTCAGACCGAACGCCGACGTCTCCTATGGCCTGCTGCGGCGCGAGAGCCCGCAGACGCGGCGCATCCAGATCGGCTATCTCGACATCGCAAGCATCCTGCGCCGTCCGGGTGGTCGAGCCGATCTCGTGTTGCAACCACGCGACGAGGTGATCGTCTTCGATCTCGCGGTACCGCGCTCGCAGCGCGTCGCCAATCTGGTACGTGACCTGCGCACCCAGGCCGAGCCCGGCCGCTACCCGCCCATGGTGGTCGATGTCCGCGGTCAGGTCCGCGCCACCGGTACCTTCCCGCTCGCCGCCGAGGCCCGTCTGCTCGACGTCATCGGCTTCGCCGGCGGGGTCTCGGAGGAGGCGGACCGGCGCTACGGGCTGGTCGCCCGCAAGCACTACACCGGCGGCCGACTCCAGTTCCTGTCCTTCAGTCTGGATCGCGCCCACGCCGCGCCGCACGGCAGCGAGAACCTGCTGATCTACCCGGAAGACACCGTCTACGTCTTCGACCGACAAGGCGAGCGCACCGGGATCATCGCCGACGACATGGATCTGCTGGTGCAGCAGACGCCCTATGGCGAGGCCTCCCCGGTCATCTACGTGCGCGGCGAGGTCCGCCACCCCGGACGCTATCCGCTCGAGCCCGGCATGCGCGTCGCCGACCTGCTGCGCGCCGCGGGCGGGCTGAGCGAAGAGGCCTACGGGCTCTCTGCGGAGCTGACCAGTTTCGAGCTGCTGCAGGGCGAGTACCGGGCCGTCCAGCACCGCCAGATCGACCTCGCCGAGGTCGCGCTGGATGCCGAGAGCGGACGCATCCTCGAGCCGCACGACGAGCTGGTCCTGCACCGCAAGCCCAACTGGCTGGGACGCGCCAACGTCACCCTCGCCGGCGAAGTCCGCTTTCCCGGCGAATATCCCATCACCCGCGGCGAGACGCTCTGTCAGGTTATCAAGCGTGCCGGCGGACTCACCGAGGGCGCCTATCCATTCGGTGCCGTCTTCATTCGCGAGCGGGTGCGCAAGCAGCAGCAGGAGGCGCTGGACCGGATCCAGAACAATCTCGACGACCTGCTGGTCAATCTCTCGCTCTCCTTCGGCGTCAAAAACGACGAAAAGACCCCGGCCGGCGAGCGCAAGCAGGAACTCATCAAGGTGATCAAGCAATTGAAGAAGCAGGAGGCCATCGGGCGCATGGTGATCGATCTCGACCGGGCCATGCGCTGCTCGGGCGAGGCCAACATCCAGCTCCAGGACGGCGACAAGCTGACCGTGACCGGGATGCAGGAAGAGGTCACGGTGGTCGGCGAGGTCTACCACCCGACCTCGCACCTCTATCGCAAGGGGCTGAGCAGCGCCGACTACGTCGATCTCAGCGGCGGCACCACGGTGCTCGCCCGGCGCGATCACGTCTTCGTGATGCAGGCCAACGGCGAGATCGTCTCGGTTCGCGGCGGGGACTGGACGCATCGCACCGGGCGCGTCAGCGTCACCCCGGGCGCCACCATCTACGTCCCGCTCAACGTCGATCGCATGAACAAGCTGGAGGTCGCGCAATCCTGGACCCAGATCCTCTACCATCTCGGTATTACGGCCGCCAGTCTCAACACCGTCGGACTCTTCGACTGA
- a CDS encoding NUDIX hydrolase — protein sequence MSRPNDIHAADRPLDLMIRALYRVGYRLMLGVDFVRRPRTEGAYVAVWHDGQLLLIRNSYKGVHTLPAGGIKRGEHAVEAARRELCEEVGIAVSTDALHESFQTLSLTEHKRDHIRVFDLRLDSPPPVCLDGREVIWAGFRTPEEALRLPLHAPVAAYVRATLSQDRED from the coding sequence ATGAGCCGCCCGAACGACATCCATGCCGCCGACAGGCCGCTGGACCTCATGATCCGGGCGCTGTACCGGGTCGGCTACCGGCTCATGCTGGGGGTCGATTTCGTGCGCAGACCCCGCACCGAGGGGGCCTATGTCGCCGTTTGGCACGACGGGCAGCTGCTGCTGATCCGCAACAGCTACAAGGGTGTCCATACGCTGCCCGCAGGCGGCATCAAGCGCGGCGAGCACGCCGTCGAGGCGGCGAGACGCGAGCTGTGCGAAGAGGTCGGCATCGCTGTGTCGACTGACGCCCTGCACGAGTCGTTCCAGACGCTGAGCCTGACCGAGCACAAGCGAGACCATATCCGGGTCTTCGATCTGCGCCTGGACAGTCCTCCGCCCGTCTGCCTGGACGGACGCGAGGTGATCTGGGCCGGTTTTCGCACCCCCGAGGAGGCCCTCCGGCTACCGCTGCATGCCCCGGTCGCGGCCTATGTGCGGGCAACCCTGAGTCAGGACCGCGAGGACTGA
- a CDS encoding lipopolysaccharide biosynthesis protein — protein MRIPPRILRKTVSALTVRGLGLGLQIAMSVVIARLLGAEGMGLYTLYVTWLVLFADAISIGMPVYAMRTVAALGARGQGASADAFVRRALALVMLGGAAVMLVPWFGARPMAQLVAGDVDLAPSLRIAAVGALAFVGLRILAETLKAAGATQRGLFAEAATIPLILLSALPALVFLDRLQDQSLLWLHAASVGCAFLVAVALWRGVSRRLGGEGGRAPPVISPALWPLWGGTLLNVAYVNLPILVLPHFASVEELGQFGVAFRLISLTTVILVTLAAILGPQFAAAYELKDPARLRLLLKRSQQFSLLLFLPPLLAFTLFADPLLGIFGAEFRDARPLLWIMTAGQLVNAATGLVGYLLNMMHRERTELRILLATGLAMSVAMILGGTIAGVLGVTLAYSAGLMLKNLLSLGFSLRSLRQLDAADSDQGP, from the coding sequence ATGAGAATCCCGCCCCGCATCCTGCGCAAGACAGTCTCGGCCCTGACGGTGCGCGGCCTCGGACTGGGCCTGCAGATCGCCATGAGCGTGGTCATCGCCCGTCTGCTGGGCGCCGAGGGCATGGGGCTCTACACCCTCTACGTCACCTGGCTGGTGCTCTTCGCCGATGCCATCAGCATCGGCATGCCCGTCTACGCCATGCGCACGGTCGCAGCACTCGGGGCACGCGGACAGGGGGCCTCGGCCGATGCCTTTGTGCGCCGCGCCCTGGCACTCGTCATGCTCGGCGGCGCGGCGGTGATGTTGGTCCCGTGGTTCGGGGCGCGGCCCATGGCCCAGCTCGTCGCCGGGGACGTGGACCTGGCCCCGTCCCTGCGCATCGCCGCCGTGGGGGCGCTGGCCTTCGTCGGCCTGCGCATCCTCGCCGAAACGCTCAAGGCGGCCGGAGCGACGCAGCGCGGTCTCTTCGCCGAGGCGGCGACCATCCCGCTGATACTGCTGTCGGCCTTGCCGGCGCTGGTTTTCCTCGACAGACTGCAAGACCAGAGCCTGCTGTGGCTGCACGCGGCATCCGTCGGCTGCGCCTTTCTGGTGGCCGTCGCACTGTGGCGAGGCGTCAGCCGCCGACTCGGCGGCGAGGGCGGGAGAGCGCCGCCGGTCATCAGCCCGGCGCTGTGGCCACTGTGGGGGGGCACGCTACTCAATGTCGCCTATGTCAATCTACCCATCCTGGTGCTGCCGCATTTCGCCAGCGTCGAGGAGCTGGGACAGTTCGGCGTCGCCTTTCGGCTCATCAGCCTGACCACCGTCATCCTGGTCACGTTGGCAGCCATCCTCGGTCCGCAGTTCGCCGCGGCCTACGAGCTGAAGGACCCGGCTCGGCTGCGCCTGCTGCTGAAACGCAGCCAGCAGTTCTCGCTGCTGCTGTTCCTGCCGCCCCTGCTCGCCTTCACCCTGTTCGCCGATCCTCTCCTCGGCATCTTCGGAGCGGAGTTCCGCGACGCCAGGCCGCTGCTCTGGATCATGACCGCCGGTCAGCTGGTCAACGCGGCGACCGGGCTGGTGGGCTATCTGCTCAACATGATGCACCGGGAGCGCACGGAGCTTCGCATCCTGCTGGCGACCGGGCTGGCCATGTCCGTCGCCATGATCCTCGGCGGCACCATCGCCGGCGTACTGGGGGTGACCCTGGCCTACAGCGCCGGTCTCATGCTCAAGAATCTGCTCTCGCTCGGCTTTTCACTCCGCTCGCTGCGCCAGCTCGATGCAGCCGACTCAGATCAGGGACCATGA
- a CDS encoding sulfotransferase family protein: MTTPKPLDFCIIGAQKSGTTSLFRYLEKHPRLYLPPDKELPFFSRDDLYAAGWPALVEHHFQEADSDRLWGTASPQYMTDPRVPGRIAAANPDIRLVAILRNPIDRAFSHFTMSLRRGMESRDFAQAAEALLQPDALARDREAIPPDYAEGYSQANEEVTRYYFVWSEYARALDRFLQHFPKDQLLVLYMEDMQQAPQKAVDAVLTFLGLPADFQPPNLGKVYHKGGGRLLIPAEWREWLKRNTLFRAVWDRVPPRTRGIIDYWYDQLNVRPDKPAAAAGPTPQTRRRLAEHFTEDVRRIETLVGKPAPWRDFAR, from the coding sequence ATGACGACACCCAAGCCGCTCGATTTCTGCATCATCGGCGCCCAGAAATCGGGCACCACCTCGCTCTTCCGCTATCTGGAGAAACATCCGCGTCTCTATCTGCCCCCGGACAAGGAGCTGCCCTTCTTCAGCCGCGACGACCTCTACGCGGCGGGTTGGCCCGCGCTCGTGGAACACCATTTTCAGGAAGCGGACAGCGATCGGCTCTGGGGCACGGCCAGCCCGCAGTACATGACCGATCCGCGCGTCCCCGGACGCATTGCCGCGGCGAACCCGGACATTCGCCTCGTCGCCATCCTGCGCAACCCCATCGATCGCGCCTTTTCGCACTTCACCATGTCGCTGCGCCGCGGCATGGAATCGCGGGACTTCGCACAGGCGGCCGAGGCGCTGCTGCAACCCGACGCCCTGGCGCGCGACCGCGAGGCCATCCCGCCGGACTATGCCGAGGGCTACAGCCAGGCCAACGAGGAGGTCACCCGCTATTATTTCGTGTGGAGCGAATACGCGCGCGCGCTCGATCGCTTCCTGCAGCACTTCCCCAAGGACCAGCTCCTGGTGCTCTACATGGAAGACATGCAACAGGCGCCACAGAAGGCCGTGGACGCCGTCCTGACCTTCCTCGGCCTGCCCGCCGACTTCCAGCCGCCGAACCTCGGGAAGGTCTATCACAAGGGCGGCGGGCGACTGCTGATCCCCGCCGAGTGGCGCGAATGGCTCAAGCGCAACACCCTGTTCCGAGCGGTGTGGGACCGGGTTCCGCCGCGCACCCGGGGGATCATCGATTACTGGTACGACCAGCTCAACGTGCGTCCCGACAAACCCGCCGCGGCGGCCGGTCCCACGCCGCAGACGCGCCGCCGGCTGGCCGAGCACTTCACCGAGGACGTACGCCGCATCGAAACGCTCGTCGGCAAGCCCGCGCCCTGGAGGGATTTCGCACGATGA
- a CDS encoding ATP-binding protein, translating into MTDSAKTLLVQIDSRLEMASLVGTCIRALCLDAGLDEMAAYQVQTCTIEAVNNAIIHAYGRKSGHSVEIRWMLGDAGLSIQVGDRGKAMAEMPPETEPDPLAESGRGWWIMRQWMDGVDYETDGTGNRVILRKLLV; encoded by the coding sequence ATGACCGATAGCGCAAAGACACTGCTCGTGCAGATCGACAGTCGGCTGGAGATGGCCTCTCTCGTCGGCACCTGCATCCGCGCACTCTGTCTGGACGCCGGGCTCGACGAGATGGCCGCCTATCAGGTCCAGACCTGCACCATCGAGGCGGTGAACAACGCCATCATCCATGCCTATGGACGCAAATCGGGCCACAGCGTCGAGATCCGCTGGATGCTCGGTGACGCGGGCCTGAGCATCCAGGTCGGCGACCGCGGCAAGGCCATGGCCGAAATGCCCCCAGAGACCGAACCTGATCCGCTGGCCGAGAGCGGACGCGGCTGGTGGATCATGCGCCAATGGATGGACGGCGTCGACTACGAGACGGATGGCACCGGCAACAGGGTCATACTGAGAAAGCTCCTCGTCTGA
- a CDS encoding WecB/TagA/CpsF family glycosyltransferase encodes MPQSPSNRVALVLGIPIDDLTLEQAVRRTLELADAYRTDGRPRQIVTVNVDFLTNALGWTPWSSPRHPELLEILRRADLVTADGMPVVWLARLLGTPIERRVTGADLAPALASAMAQSGHRLYLLGGRGDIGQQAADRLVELNPGLRIAGVHSPFVHTEGEAMLEAEEQDADTVARINAAEPDVLLIAFGNPKQEVWFQRNRHRLKVGVGIGIGGTFEFIVGRVSRAPVWMQRTGLEWIYRIAQDPKRLWRRYAVGFSKLAVMSLPLVLHDRFQHWRFRRRLQHRPGDIDQTASPGTNTNPPEDGARRLVLPEIVDADWVRSQQSMPDQDATDALIVDFSATRFLDSTALGYLARIWKTRQNTRRRVRAEGLEHTPVASLLKMTRTWDLFTERHDQPPPAPQGTTGSRGTALLEPERPIDGIGVARLSGRLDADRAARLDLDAFGAELGGTDLLLDLSDLQFIDSTGLGLLFKLQRRFASQGRRLALCEMQPPVRQLMEITRLTTLFLHARTRQEALALLAQPETDAMR; translated from the coding sequence ATGCCCCAGTCCCCATCCAATCGCGTGGCCCTGGTGCTCGGCATCCCCATCGATGACCTGACCCTCGAGCAGGCCGTGCGACGGACGCTGGAGCTGGCCGATGCCTACCGCACCGATGGCCGCCCGCGCCAGATCGTGACGGTGAACGTCGACTTCCTGACCAATGCGCTCGGCTGGACGCCCTGGTCGTCCCCACGACATCCGGAGCTGCTGGAGATCCTGCGCCGCGCCGACCTGGTCACCGCCGACGGCATGCCGGTGGTCTGGCTCGCCAGGCTGCTCGGCACGCCGATCGAGCGACGGGTGACCGGGGCCGACCTGGCCCCGGCGCTGGCGAGCGCCATGGCGCAAAGCGGCCATCGGCTGTATCTGCTCGGCGGTCGCGGGGACATCGGTCAGCAGGCGGCCGACCGGCTGGTCGAGCTGAACCCGGGCCTGCGGATCGCCGGCGTCCACTCGCCCTTCGTCCACACCGAGGGCGAGGCCATGCTGGAAGCCGAGGAGCAGGATGCGGACACGGTGGCCCGCATCAACGCGGCCGAGCCCGACGTGCTGCTCATCGCCTTCGGCAATCCCAAGCAGGAGGTCTGGTTCCAGCGCAACCGTCATCGGCTCAAGGTCGGGGTTGGCATCGGCATCGGCGGGACCTTCGAGTTCATCGTCGGGCGGGTCTCACGGGCGCCGGTCTGGATGCAGCGCACCGGTCTGGAATGGATCTACCGCATCGCCCAGGATCCGAAACGACTGTGGAGGCGCTATGCCGTCGGGTTCAGCAAGCTGGCGGTCATGAGTCTCCCGCTGGTGTTGCACGACCGCTTCCAGCACTGGCGCTTCCGCCGCCGTCTCCAGCATCGACCAGGCGACATCGACCAGACCGCCTCGCCGGGTACGAACACCAACCCACCGGAGGACGGGGCGCGGCGTCTGGTGCTCCCCGAGATCGTGGACGCCGACTGGGTCCGATCGCAGCAATCGATGCCGGACCAGGACGCGACCGATGCCCTGATCGTCGACTTCAGCGCCACCCGCTTCCTCGACTCGACCGCACTCGGATACCTGGCGCGAATCTGGAAGACGCGGCAGAACACCCGACGTCGCGTGCGCGCCGAGGGGCTGGAGCACACGCCGGTCGCGAGCCTGCTCAAGATGACACGCACCTGGGACCTCTTCACCGAGCGCCATGACCAGCCGCCGCCCGCCCCCCAAGGCACCACCGGCTCGCGGGGCACCGCGCTGCTCGAACCGGAGCGCCCGATCGACGGGATCGGCGTCGCCCGCCTGAGCGGCCGGCTGGACGCCGATCGCGCCGCCCGGCTCGACCTCGACGCCTTCGGCGCCGAGCTGGGCGGGACGGACCTGCTACTCGACCTGAGCGACCTGCAGTTCATCGACAGCACCGGGCTTGGGCTGCTGTTCAAGCTGCAGCGTCGTTTCGCCAGCCAGGGCAGACGCCTGGCCCTCTGCGAGATGCAACCGCCCGTGCGCCAGCTGATGGAGATCACCCGGCTCACGACCCTGTTCCTGCACGCCCGGACCCGCCAGGAGGCGCTCGCGCTGCTCGCCCAACCCGAGACGGATGCGATGCGATGA